In bacterium, the DNA window ATTTATGATGCTGTTGACATGTTTATATCCCCCAGCATCTTTTTAAAGGAGAAAATGTCCGAGATGGGGTTTAAACCCGGGATTGAGCACCTGCCTAATTTTATAGACGCGGAAGAATACGCGCCGGTGGATTCCGCCAAAAGCCGGAAAATGGTTTATTTCGGGAGATTATCTCCGGAGAAAGGGATTCTTACGCTTTTAAAAGCGGCGAAAAATATTAAAGTGGAGCTTGATATAATAGGTGACGGGCCTATAAAGGGAGATATAGACTTATTTGTAAAAAATAATATGCTTGAAAATGTCCGGGTACACGGGTTTTTGAAAGGAGAAAGTCTCAAAGCAAAAATTAAAGAAGCTTTTGCCGTTATAGTCCCTTCCGAATGTTATGAAAATAATCCCAGGTCTGTTTTGGAAGCTTTTGCGCTTGGGAAACCTGTGATAGCGTCAAAAATAGGGGGAATACCGGAAATGGTGAAAGACAATCAGACGGGTTTGCTTTTTAAGCCCCGGGATGCCGTTAGCCTGGGTGAAAAAATCCAGTACGCGCTGGAAAATCCTGAAAAATTTGCTGAAATGGGGCATAAAGCAGGATTATCAGCGAAAAATAATTATAGTCCTGCTGTTTATTATACTAAGCTTATAGAAATATACGGGAAAGCGCTGAGCAAACATGAGAAAAAACATTAAATATCCGGAAGAAGCATGTTTTATTTCCACATACAGGTGTAATGCGAAGTGTGTGATGTGCGGCATTTGGCAGAAACGCGCAGGGGAGGGAAAAGAAATCGGGCCGTCAGACCTGAAAAAACTTCCTTCCTGTTTTAAACGGATTAATATCAGCGGTGGCGAGCCGTCTTTGAGAGATGACCTCCCTGATATTGTCGAAGCGCTAAGGTCTAAATCGCGTAAAATCGACATCAGCACGAACGGATATCTAACGGAAAAGTTAGTGGAAACGGGCCGAAAATTTCCCGATACGGCTTTCAGGATAAGCCTTGAAGGAATGAGGGAATTGAATGACAGGCTAAGGGGTCTGAAGGATGGGTTTAAAAAAGCCATGGAAAGTGTTGAAAAATTAAAATCAGCCGGTGTAAAGGATATAGGATTAAGCATTGTTATTTCCGACAGGAATAAAGATGACCTGTTGAAATTATACCGCATGGCAGTGGAAATGGATTTGGATTTAAGCAGTTCCGTCATGCACAACTCTTTTTATTTCAATAAATTCGATAATAAGATCGAAGATGTCGAAGGCACCGTTATTGAAGTGCGAAAGTTTGTAGAACAACTTCTTAAGTCAAAAAGAAAAAATATAAGTTTGAGGATAAAGGATTGGGGCAGAGCTTTTATCAATTATGGTATTATAAAATACATTAAAAAGGAAGACAGGCCTATAATGTGCGGCGCCGCGAAGGATTTTTTCTTTCTTGACCCCTATGGGAACATATTGGCATGCAACGGAAGCGATGAGCCGTGGATTCTCGGCAATATTATGAAGGAATCGTTTGAACAGATTTGGTCTGGCGAAAGGGCAAATGAGATGCGCGAAAAGGTTTTGCGATGTAATAAAAAATGCTGGATGGTCGGCAGCGCGCGGCCCGCCATGAGAACCAGACCGTGGGTTCCCGTCATTTGGATAATAAAAAATAAAATAAGCCTTTTAAAAGGGGGATGTGTTTTCGGTGAGAAATAATAAAGAGGGAAAACATATTGCCGTTATAGGGATAAAGGGCTATCCTCCGAAGGCAGGAGTAGATTTTGTCGCAGATGAAATTATCCGGAGTTCTTTAAACAGCGGTTTTAAAATTACGGTTTACGGAAAGAGAAGCTGCTGTAACCCGGATTATAAAAGGGAAAACCTTGAAATTATCCCTGTCTGGGATATGAAAGGGAAACATCTCAGCGCTTTTTCATACGGTCTTTTTTCCGCGCTGCATGCTCTCTTTTTCGGTGATTTCGGCCTTATCCATTTGCATTGCGCGGATTACGGCTACATTGTCCCCTTACTCAGGTTAAGGTTCAGGGTATTGAGCACATCTCACGGCGCGGAATATAATCGTGACAAGTGGAACTTTCTTGCTAAAGCATTCTTCAGGGTCGTGGAGAGGCCTTTTATTAAGTATTCCAATATCTGCACATGTGTTTCAAGGAAACTCAGTGAATATTACAGGGAGAAATACAGGAAGAAAGTCCTGTTTGTGCCTAATAGAATAGATTTTGAAAGCATGGACCGCATCAAACATTTGCTGGACGGGAGAAAATGCAGGGAATACGGTTTAGAGCCCGGAAGGTACATTCTTTTTTGCGCCGGCAGGATAATTCCGAGCAAGGGTTGTGATATCCTGCTTAAAGCCGGTAAAAGTTTTGAGACGGACGTGCCTGTTGTAATAATCGGCAACATTAAGGACAGGTATTACAGGAAATACCTGATGCAGTTAAAGAGGGATAATACGGTTTTTATCGATGCAATCGAGGACCGCAGGACGCTATTTGATATTATAAGGCATTGCCGGTTTTTCGTATTTCCTTCGACTTATGAGGCTATGTCTATGATGCTGCTTGAAGCGGCGGCGCTCGGCAGGGGTATCGTCTGCAGCAATATCCCCGAGAATGTCGATGCCATAGGCGAGAACGCCCTGTTTTTCAATGCCGGTTTTATAAGCGACCTGGCCGAAAAACTGAAGTACGCGCTGGAAAATCCCGGCGAAATGGATAAACTGGGTAAAAAAGGGTGCGACTGGGTCAGGGAAAACAGAAACTGGGAAAAATTCGCTCTCACATATATAGATTTATATCGCGAATTGATGGAATCGGAGAGATGAAAAATATTTTACGCAGGCTAATACGCGGTAAACCGGAGAAAGACGGTTATATTTACCTGAAACAGAGATTTCTGGAGAACGGAATATCTGCGCGGGATACAAACATCAGGAAAGACATAGCGAAAAAATTTGAGATAATAGATAAAAATATCCGCTCGGCTACAACACCTGTTGACGGATTATTCCTTGCCGAATTCGTCCTTTCAGTGAAAGCGGACGGGGAGATGGTGGAATGCGGCACTTATGCCGGGGCGAGCGCGGCCAAACTTTCAGTCCTTGCGGGGCTTACCGGCAGGAGACTTTATATTTTTGACAGTTTTGAAGGCCTGCCGGAGGCCGATGAAACGAATATAACCGATTTTCACGCGAGAAGAAGCGCCAAATGGGTTACACCATGGAAAAAAGGAAGATATAGCGGCGATATCGAAGAAGTTAAATCAAATATATCAAAGTACGGCAGTATCAAAACCTGTATTTTTAAAAAGGGATTTTTCAGCGATACGCTGAACGGGATAAACCTTCCCGAAAAAATCGCCCTGTCGTTTGTGGATGTCGATATAGCTTCTTCCGCCAAAGTGTGCATTGCTTCGATTTGGCCTAGGATAACGCCCGGCGGAGTCTATGTTTCCCACGATGTCGCTTATCTGAAAGTTTTAGAGTCTATTTTAGATAAAAATTTATGGGAATCGGTATTCCATGAGTTTCCGCCTGTTTTATTCGGCGCCGGATTCGGGTTGTGCGATAGCGCTCCTCATATGGGATTTTTTGTGAAAGAGAATGGAGACCCTGGGTATATAAAAAGTTTAACAATTGATAAATAGCGGGTTATAGAATGGGTAATTTCTGGTTTGGCGAAAATAATGAAAGAGAATTATTATCGCTGGCAATTGCCGGCGATCTGAGTATTACGGCGGAGTCTCAAAAATTAATATCAGGCCGGGGTTGCCTCAGTAATGTTGATAAGGCAATAACGAGTTATTTTAAAGAGAGCGACTATACGATTGTAAACCTTGAAAATCCGATATGCGGTAAAGGAATGCCGATAAAAAAAACCGGACCCAGTCTGAGATCCGAACAAGGGCTGGGGCTTTTTCTTAAAAACATGGGAATCGATGCGGTCAATTTGTCCAAC includes these proteins:
- a CDS encoding TylF/MycF family methyltransferase codes for the protein MKNILRRLIRGKPEKDGYIYLKQRFLENGISARDTNIRKDIAKKFEIIDKNIRSATTPVDGLFLAEFVLSVKADGEMVECGTYAGASAAKLSVLAGLTGRRLYIFDSFEGLPEADETNITDFHARRSAKWVTPWKKGRYSGDIEEVKSNISKYGSIKTCIFKKGFFSDTLNGINLPEKIALSFVDVDIASSAKVCIASIWPRITPGGVYVSHDVAYLKVLESILDKNLWESVFHEFPPVLFGAGFGLCDSAPHMGFFVKENGDPGYIKSLTIDK
- a CDS encoding glycosyltransferase family 4 protein; translation: MRNNKEGKHIAVIGIKGYPPKAGVDFVADEIIRSSLNSGFKITVYGKRSCCNPDYKRENLEIIPVWDMKGKHLSAFSYGLFSALHALFFGDFGLIHLHCADYGYIVPLLRLRFRVLSTSHGAEYNRDKWNFLAKAFFRVVERPFIKYSNICTCVSRKLSEYYREKYRKKVLFVPNRIDFESMDRIKHLLDGRKCREYGLEPGRYILFCAGRIIPSKGCDILLKAGKSFETDVPVVIIGNIKDRYYRKYLMQLKRDNTVFIDAIEDRRTLFDIIRHCRFFVFPSTYEAMSMMLLEAAALGRGIVCSNIPENVDAIGENALFFNAGFISDLAEKLKYALENPGEMDKLGKKGCDWVRENRNWEKFALTYIDLYRELMESER
- a CDS encoding radical SAM protein; its protein translation is MRKNIKYPEEACFISTYRCNAKCVMCGIWQKRAGEGKEIGPSDLKKLPSCFKRINISGGEPSLRDDLPDIVEALRSKSRKIDISTNGYLTEKLVETGRKFPDTAFRISLEGMRELNDRLRGLKDGFKKAMESVEKLKSAGVKDIGLSIVISDRNKDDLLKLYRMAVEMDLDLSSSVMHNSFYFNKFDNKIEDVEGTVIEVRKFVEQLLKSKRKNISLRIKDWGRAFINYGIIKYIKKEDRPIMCGAAKDFFFLDPYGNILACNGSDEPWILGNIMKESFEQIWSGERANEMREKVLRCNKKCWMVGSARPAMRTRPWVPVIWIIKNKISLLKGGCVFGEK
- a CDS encoding glycosyltransferase family 4 protein, whose amino-acid sequence is MITRILLINKFLYPRGGDAISTLEAGRLLEEKGHKVYFWGMKHPLNRAFEHAEWFVDNSDLNAKSGISSKFKAAANILYSREAKEKIAFMLDECQPDVVHINNISHYVSPSILHVIKKKNIPVVMTLRDMQMVCPTYLMLSGNRLCEKCKNGRFYWCVLRKCTKGSYAKSVLNAAEMYLHHKIMHIYDAVDMFISPSIFLKEKMSEMGFKPGIEHLPNFIDAEEYAPVDSAKSRKMVYFGRLSPEKGILTLLKAAKNIKVELDIIGDGPIKGDIDLFVKNNMLENVRVHGFLKGESLKAKIKEAFAVIVPSECYENNPRSVLEAFALGKPVIASKIGGIPEMVKDNQTGLLFKPRDAVSLGEKIQYALENPEKFAEMGHKAGLSAKNNYSPAVYYTKLIEIYGKALSKHEKKH